A stretch of DNA from Deltaproteobacteria bacterium GWC2_55_46:
CCTCGAGCTGCTCTTGTCTTGCCTCTACGTTTATGTTGTTCAGGGTCTCTACGACCACGCCCCTGGCGTTTTCCATGAGGTCAGGCCTCCCCTCTTCGAGGACAAGCCCCCTTGTGACTATCTCCGGGCCGTAGACTATCTCTCCTGTGGCGTTGTTTATGACGACGACCGCCAGCACCATGCCGTCCTGGGCAAGGTGGCCCCTGTCCTTCAGGACCATCTCGCCTACGTCACCGACACCCTTGCCGTCGACGAAGACCCTCCCGTAGTCGACCTTCTCCCCCCTTACCAGGCCGTCTTGCGAAGAAAAGCCTACCACATCGCCGTCCTCGGCTATGACGATATTCTCCTGAGGGATGCCTACCTTCAAGGCGAGCCTGCCGTGCAGGACCAGGTGCCTGTACTCGCCGTGGACGGGCATGAAGTACTTAGGTCTAACCATGTTGAGCATTATCTTGAGCTCTTCCTGGCTGGCGTGGCCGGAGACGTGTACCTCGGAGACCTTCTCGTATATGACGTCCGCGCCCCTGCGGTACAGGTGGTTCATCATCGTGCTGATGGCCTTCTCGTGGCCGGGTATGAACTTGGAGGAGAGGATGACGGTGTCGCCTTTGGCGACCTTTATCTGCTTGTGGTTATCCATGGCCATGCGCGTAAGCGCGCTCATGGGCTCGCCCTGGCTCCCGGTGGTAAGGAGCACCACCCGCTGGTGCGGGATCCCGTCGATGTCCTTTATGTCGGCCACTATGCCTTCGGGGACCTTGAGGTAGCCGAGCGTCCTCGCTATGCGGACGTTGGCGACCATGCTCTTGCCGTTAAGGACCACCTTCCTGCCGAACTTCTCGGCGGCGTCTATGACCTGCTGGACGCGGTGTATGTTCGAGGAGAAAGCCGCGACTATTATCCTGCCCTGGCACTTCCTGAATATCTCCTCGAGGTTATACCCTATCTCGCGCTCGGAGAGCGTATACCCTTCCCGCTCCACGTTGGTGGAATCGGACATGAGGAGAAGTACGC
This window harbors:
- a CDS encoding ribonuclease J, yielding MSEQEKDTLRIIPLGGLGEIGLNMAAMEYGDSIIVIDCGLMFPEDYMLGIDIVIPDVSYLRKNREKVKAFVITHGHEDHTGALPFVLREVNAPIYGTALTIGLIEEKLSEFGLLPSTTFETVRPRDRVVIGPFDIEFIRVSHSIVDGCGLAIRTPVGTVIHTGDFKMDQTPVDGEVMDYARFSEYGESGVLLLMSDSTNVEREGYTLSEREIGYNLEEIFRKCQGRIIVAAFSSNIHRVQQVIDAAEKFGRKVVLNGKSMVANVRIARTLGYLKVPEGIVADIKDIDGIPHQRVVLLTTGSQGEPMSALTRMAMDNHKQIKVAKGDTVILSSKFIPGHEKAISTMMNHLYRRGADVIYEKVSEVHVSGHASQEELKIMLNMVRPKYFMPVHGEYRHLVLHGRLALKVGIPQENIVIAEDGDVVGFSSQDGLVRGEKVDYGRVFVDGKGVGDVGEMVLKDRGHLAQDGMVLAVVVINNATGEIVYGPEIVTRGLVLEEGRPDLMENARGVVVETLNNINVEARQEQLEVKEEVRRALRRYFNKTLERRPVILPVIIEI